A part of Nitrososphaerota archaeon genomic DNA contains:
- a CDS encoding nucleotidyltransferase domain-containing protein, which translates to MIREDIIELLKWLSERIEKSIKLNSLILFGSYSRGEEKFESDLDLLIISEDFPNKFTSRFDILRPFFKEAKNHPIYKKIKENGYYLQFSPIPYKPNELKDTPPLLLDLVEDGLIIKDDGTFSKKIKELKEKLELLGAKRSVTSKGNRYWILKPNLERGEVIEL; encoded by the coding sequence GTGATTAGAGAAGATATAATAGAATTACTTAAATGGTTATCTGAGAGGATTGAAAAATCTATAAAATTAAATTCTCTTATTTTATTCGGATCTTATTCAAGAGGAGAAGAAAAATTTGAAAGCGATTTAGATTTATTAATAATATCTGAAGATTTCCCTAATAAATTTACTAGTAGATTCGATATTTTAAGACCTTTCTTTAAAGAAGCGAAAAATCATCCAATTTATAAGAAAATTAAAGAAAATGGCTATTATCTACAATTTAGTCCTATTCCTTATAAACCTAATGAATTAAAAGATACTCCTCCTCTTTTGCTTGATTTAGTAGAAGATGGTTTAATTATAAAAGATGATGGAACATTTAGTAAGAAAATTAAAGAATTAAAAGAAAAACTTGAATTATTAGGTGCAAAAAGGAGCGTAACTAGTAAAGGGAATAGATATTGGATACTTAAACCTAATCTAGAACGGGGTGAGGTAATAGAACTTTGA
- a CDS encoding HEPN domain-containing protein codes for MRSKEMAKSYLEDAKIAFNKRIFHRVVRLCQEATELALKACLRIIAIEYPKNHEVSDVLIENKDKFPEWFKEKIEYLNEASNWLSEKRGVAMYGDEIGGIPALKLFDENDGKKALEYANEVIRLAIKFFEEFYST; via the coding sequence TTGAGAAGTAAAGAAATGGCTAAAAGTTATCTTGAAGATGCTAAAATAGCATTTAATAAAAGGATTTTTCATAGAGTTGTAAGACTTTGCCAAGAAGCTACAGAATTAGCTCTTAAAGCATGTTTAAGGATAATTGCAATAGAATATCCAAAAAATCATGAAGTTTCAGATGTTTTAATAGAAAATAAAGATAAATTTCCAGAATGGTTTAAAGAGAAAATAGAATATTTGAATGAAGCAAGCAATTGGCTTTCTGAGAAAAGAGGGGTAGCAATGTATGGAGATGAGATCGGAGGCATACCAGCTTTAAAATTATTTGATGAAAATGATGGAAAAAAAGCTTTAGAATATGCCAATGAAGTTATTAGATTAGCAATTAAATTTTTTGAAGAATTTTATTCTACTTGA
- a CDS encoding RtcB family protein, with protein MPQIKLEKINDFIWQVPKTFNPDMHVPTIIYADEDLLQKMTQDRTLIQGANVATLKGIYKYSIILPDGHEGYGFPIGGVAAMDATDGVISPGGVGYDINCGVRLLTTNLDEKDVRPHLQELMTTLFNNVPSGLGSRRKDFKVTHSTLDRIAIEGAKYIIDNYGLGWSEDIKHIEEEGSLEGADPSKVSPVAKDRGMAQIGTLGSGNHFLEVQRVDKIFDREIAKAFGITHENQITVMIHTGSRGYGHQICSDYLKVMERAIHRYNIKIPDRELACAPASSPEAQQYFSAMACAVNYAFANRQAITHWVRQSFEKVFKTSAENLGMKLVYDVAHNIAKLEEHRVDGEKRKVYVHRKGATRAFPPNHPQIPSDYRSIGQPVIIPGSMGTSSWLLVGTHKAMELSFGSTAHGAGREMSRAGAKRQLTAAYVEESLRRKGIVARAASKAVLVEEADESYKNVDKVVEVSHNVGIALKVARLVPIGVAKG; from the coding sequence ATGCCTCAAATTAAATTAGAGAAAATAAATGATTTTATATGGCAGGTTCCAAAAACATTTAATCCTGATATGCATGTTCCAACAATAATTTATGCTGATGAAGATCTTCTTCAAAAAATGACTCAAGATAGAACTTTGATTCAAGGAGCTAATGTTGCGACATTAAAAGGGATATATAAATATAGTATAATTTTACCCGACGGTCATGAAGGTTATGGGTTCCCAATAGGCGGAGTAGCTGCAATGGATGCTACTGATGGAGTGATATCACCAGGAGGAGTTGGTTATGATATTAACTGTGGTGTAAGATTATTAACAACAAACTTAGATGAAAAAGATGTTAGACCACATTTGCAAGAATTAATGACAACACTTTTTAACAATGTTCCATCAGGACTAGGAAGTAGAAGGAAAGATTTCAAAGTAACACATTCAACACTTGATAGAATCGCTATTGAAGGAGCAAAATACATAATCGATAATTATGGCTTAGGATGGAGTGAAGATATAAAGCATATCGAAGAAGAAGGTTCTTTAGAAGGTGCAGATCCAAGCAAAGTTTCTCCTGTAGCGAAAGATAGAGGAATGGCTCAAATAGGAACTTTAGGCTCAGGAAACCATTTCTTAGAAGTTCAACGCGTAGATAAAATATTCGATCGTGAAATAGCAAAAGCTTTTGGAATAACTCATGAAAATCAAATAACTGTAATGATTCATACTGGAAGCAGAGGTTATGGGCATCAAATTTGTAGCGACTATTTAAAAGTTATGGAAAGAGCAATCCATAGATACAATATAAAAATCCCAGATAGAGAACTTGCATGCGCTCCAGCATCTTCTCCTGAAGCTCAACAATACTTTTCTGCAATGGCTTGTGCAGTAAATTATGCTTTTGCAAATCGTCAAGCAATAACTCATTGGGTTAGACAAAGCTTCGAAAAAGTTTTCAAAACAAGCGCAGAAAATCTTGGAATGAAATTAGTATACGATGTCGCTCACAATATTGCTAAACTTGAAGAGCATCGTGTTGATGGAGAAAAAAGAAAAGTCTATGTTCATAGAAAAGGTGCTACACGAGCTTTTCCACCAAACCATCCACAAATCCCAAGCGATTATCGAAGCATAGGCCAACCAGTAATAATTCCAGGCTCTATGGGAACATCTTCATGGCTTTTAGTTGGAACACACAAAGCAATGGAATTAAGCTTCGGAAGCACTGCTCACGGAGCTGGAAGGGAAATGAGTAGAGCAGGAGCAAAAAGACAATTAACAGCAGCATACGTAGAAGAAAGCTTAAGAAGGAAAGGAATTGTAGCAAGAGCAGCATCAAAAGCAGTTTTAGTAGAAGAAGCAGACGAATCATACAAAAATGTAGATAAAGTTGTTGAAGTTAGCCATAATGTTGGCATAGCTTTAAAAGTTGCAAGGCTTGTTCCAATAGGAGTAGCGAAAGGCTAA
- a CDS encoding type II toxin-antitoxin system VapC family toxin — protein MLKVYLDSSVIVKRYVSETDSLVVDYVFDKGWAGELSMATSIWNFGEVLGVLDERRRRKWLSEEEFTKVLENFTSEIIRLLHLKILEVFPVLNTMLVETWPLILKEHIYEADALQIQTCVYSGSDVLLSSDKNLVSAAQKTGLKAVNIKDENRVRELISRK, from the coding sequence GTGTTGAAGGTTTACCTCGATAGTAGTGTGATAGTTAAGCGATATGTGTCTGAGACAGATAGCCTTGTGGTAGATTATGTTTTCGATAAAGGCTGGGCAGGTGAGCTATCCATGGCTACATCTATCTGGAATTTTGGCGAGGTATTAGGAGTGCTGGATGAAAGGAGAAGGAGAAAGTGGCTTAGCGAAGAAGAGTTTACAAAGGTTCTTGAAAACTTTACAAGTGAAATCATAAGGTTGTTGCATTTAAAAATATTAGAAGTTTTTCCGGTTCTAAATACGATGCTTGTTGAAACTTGGCCTTTAATATTAAAGGAGCATATCTATGAGGCTGATGCTCTCCAGATTCAAACTTGTGTTTATTCAGGTAGTGATGTGCTACTCAGTAGTGATAAGAATCTTGTTAGTGCTGCACAAAAAACAGGTTTAAAAGCTGTAAATATAAAAGACGAAAATAGAGTTAGAGAGTTAATAAGTAGGAAATAA
- a CDS encoding alpha amylase C-terminal domain-containing protein — MIKIRKNFPALRIGKFKTLIKDNEKKIYAYKREDNMHEIIIILNNDLKVHDIRIEIEEGIYKDVLNEKEYTINKSKFLILNLKAKKELFL, encoded by the coding sequence ATAATCAAGATAAGGAAAAATTTTCCAGCTTTAAGAATAGGAAAATTTAAAACATTGATAAAGGATAATGAGAAAAAGATCTATGCATATAAAAGAGAAGATAATATGCATGAAATTATAATAATCTTGAATAATGACTTAAAAGTTCATGATATTAGAATAGAAATTGAAGAAGGCATATATAAAGATGTTTTAAATGAGAAAGAATATACTATAAACAAAAGTAAATTTTTAATATTAAATCTTAAAGCAAAAAAGGAATTATTCTTATAA
- a CDS encoding CARDB domain-containing protein: protein MKSLRYVSVFLILFLILVLKNDFILKANAEATVVYDFIEYASKAQWSSGAGALPFPGDPSDKRGFACYVYNAVLEDGTKWSKVLETHPEWKSEGWIMGVYPQQIVKPYTQLIIKVGFLSGATGTDGVRFDVYFDEYSDGTPIRHTILRQWASLDGKLDTLIKDLSFIAGKKGSFILYVSAGKTSNRDWAVWAEAKIETIPLPDLIITDIWQKDNRIYYKIKNIGDANAAYFFNVLFIDDKNVAKDYINTIIEPGKEIERYFDYDWHATLLKHVIKVCADYGDKVIEKDEGNNCREETWYLKLPDLVIIDIWENNSLIHYKVKNIGDAATSKSFQNCLSIDGKQVATHVITQVLQPGQEVEGVFDYVWQPAPGEHFVKVCADCKQEIQESNEENNCLEEKWIKENLPDLIIIEIKCDRSKSLIGYVIKNIGSEVTKGNHSTVLYVDGIMITRDFVGVDLKPGETFESWFKDYEWPECRNITVKVRADDFDQVRESNEFNNALEKICISYPIPITIVSGPSVVNITQDSATIVWTTNKKSDSYVEYSERLSGGWNTIHDHNKVVEHVVKITGLKPRTTYMFIASSKDDCGNLVTTNRTMVFETAPPPDDKKPWVRLIIPDTLRFSVNVTAEAGDDVGVEGVSFLVDGVLKFTALSPPRTQGRYVWPCNTRLLPNGPHVFSVVAFDAAGNTATDAKNVTIENPLADLEPPIVRIVKPNRSEVNGLVQIEAVIQDVSLSATHMAGLRRAEVYIDNVLVKSWEHVSFDLGPFGRRVFPEELDWLARLYAPTNLTLTYLWDTTGLEPLSEHTIEVRAWDYSDNLGENSKRVHIGLRDAKIGQLGPLTPIIVGVNVARNVVRESSKPTTYLVTLTLKNAGTVTLSNINLFDYAMGFQAIHPYATVEFAPEEKCSTIYFPLVETLSPGQSITFEYEAVPILFEDCMRFPDTRYVFGAKYVIHYMGDEAAVEYFCPFVTFFYNGTYYRQGFELEYRPRDLSSAFGSADYIIITNPSALFNNNPNDRNGVQSLLVKIAELASIKKGVLGYLEVVTLAERIKGLISPSGDWARRLSPVFRDPNPERNRDAYVLIVGETEIVPSYTYQYIRLSDHYYADVVEGDDERPDLIVGRIIGDSARDLMKPIESSIRVSLGDGFDRRLAISAVGYEEGSGDTFESGGKNIAEDLRDQGIQVEYILWGDFVLNAWPVNFNEYDALALGDIDRDGIDEIIIAKDETGRIYIYEPDGTSVRDFPSSFTRYDGFAAGDVDADGVDEIVIAVDEEDRLYIYEPDGTLKGSWQIDFDEWNQIAIGNVIDEPSGIEEIVVATRNRAKVYSLTGERNTLVEDGNFLIYPDFTPYDGFAIGNVKDDWEGDEIVIIRDDDDKIYIYSVILSYRTIIGANKEVIDTLNRDKRDSVRYTPCDGFAIGDVDGNGLNDMIVICDEDEKIYRYYWNGTDWCRSSIYSRHLGEWFYGIRYTGRDTRHNCFAIGRVIPNSNPKLVISDPAGLVRILLATWKDADKLANERLGYMAGRVSILTTRGHGNEDSDSPILKSYEDKWGDFSKHPFIMSLGCLAGYYGGGRRFGETLFKRGAGVFIGSTEVSYSGPNDRASRRFFEIYDIWNMSVGKALTLYEREIHDDWYWVREYNLYGDPKFPGR from the coding sequence ATGAAAAGTTTAAGATATGTTTCAGTATTTCTAATTCTATTCCTAATATTAGTTTTAAAAAACGATTTTATTCTTAAAGCCAATGCTGAGGCTACAGTAGTATATGACTTTATAGAATATGCTTCTAAGGCTCAATGGAGTAGTGGAGCAGGAGCTTTACCTTTTCCTGGAGATCCTTCAGACAAGAGGGGGTTTGCATGCTATGTTTATAACGCGGTTTTAGAAGATGGAACAAAATGGAGCAAAGTTCTGGAAACTCACCCAGAGTGGAAAAGTGAAGGTTGGATAATGGGTGTTTACCCGCAACAGATAGTCAAACCGTACACTCAGTTAATTATTAAGGTAGGTTTTCTATCCGGCGCAACTGGTACAGATGGAGTTAGGTTTGATGTTTACTTCGACGAGTATAGCGATGGAACCCCTATAAGGCATACTATCTTAAGGCAATGGGCTAGTTTAGATGGCAAGCTTGATACATTAATAAAAGACTTAAGCTTTATTGCTGGTAAGAAAGGTAGCTTCATTTTATATGTTTCTGCAGGTAAAACTTCAAATAGAGATTGGGCTGTTTGGGCTGAAGCAAAAATAGAAACAATTCCATTGCCAGACCTTATAATTACAGATATATGGCAAAAAGATAATAGGATTTATTATAAGATAAAGAATATAGGTGATGCCAATGCTGCATATTTCTTTAATGTTCTTTTCATCGATGATAAAAATGTAGCTAAAGACTATATTAATACAATAATTGAGCCTGGAAAAGAAATAGAGAGATATTTTGACTATGATTGGCATGCAACATTACTAAAGCATGTTATAAAAGTCTGTGCTGATTATGGAGATAAAGTGATTGAGAAAGATGAAGGGAACAATTGTAGAGAAGAAACTTGGTATTTAAAATTACCAGACTTAGTTATAATAGACATATGGGAGAATAACAGCCTTATTCATTATAAGGTGAAGAATATAGGTGATGCTGCTACGTCGAAAAGTTTCCAGAACTGTCTATCAATAGATGGAAAGCAAGTAGCGACACATGTGATTACGCAAGTACTACAACCCGGGCAGGAGGTAGAAGGGGTATTCGACTATGTTTGGCAACCGGCTCCCGGCGAACATTTTGTTAAAGTTTGTGCTGATTGTAAGCAAGAAATCCAAGAGTCTAATGAGGAAAACAATTGTCTTGAAGAGAAGTGGATTAAGGAAAACTTGCCAGACCTAATAATCATAGAGATAAAGTGCGATAGAAGCAAAAGTCTAATAGGGTATGTAATAAAGAATATTGGAAGCGAAGTTACGAAGGGAAACCATAGCACAGTGCTCTACGTGGATGGCATTATGATCACTCGCGATTTTGTTGGGGTTGATCTTAAGCCTGGAGAAACATTTGAATCCTGGTTTAAGGATTACGAATGGCCGGAATGCCGTAACATCACAGTGAAAGTCCGTGCAGACGACTTCGACCAAGTTAGAGAATCGAACGAGTTTAATAATGCTCTAGAGAAGATATGCATCTCATATCCTATTCCAATAACAATCGTATCAGGACCGAGCGTAGTGAACATAACTCAAGACTCTGCTACCATAGTTTGGACTACGAATAAAAAGAGCGATAGCTACGTTGAATATAGTGAGCGCCTTTCAGGAGGATGGAACACGATCCACGATCATAATAAGGTCGTGGAACACGTAGTTAAGATCACAGGCTTAAAGCCGAGGACAACATACATGTTCATCGCATCCTCAAAGGATGATTGTGGGAATCTTGTTACGACAAACAGGACCATGGTATTTGAAACAGCACCTCCCCCTGATGATAAGAAGCCATGGGTTAGACTCATAATTCCAGATACGCTTCGTTTTAGCGTTAACGTTACGGCTGAGGCCGGCGATGACGTTGGCGTAGAAGGTGTATCGTTCCTCGTAGATGGGGTTTTAAAGTTCACGGCTTTATCCCCACCACGCACACAGGGACGCTATGTTTGGCCTTGTAATACAAGGCTTTTGCCCAATGGCCCCCACGTTTTTAGTGTAGTAGCATTTGACGCAGCCGGAAACACAGCTACGGATGCTAAAAACGTAACGATTGAGAACCCTCTAGCGGATTTAGAACCACCAATAGTAAGAATAGTTAAGCCAAATAGATCAGAGGTAAATGGTCTCGTTCAAATAGAAGCCGTGATTCAAGACGTATCGCTGTCAGCAACGCATATGGCGGGTCTTAGGAGAGCTGAGGTTTACATAGATAACGTTCTAGTAAAGAGTTGGGAACATGTATCGTTTGATCTAGGTCCTTTCGGGAGAAGGGTTTTTCCAGAGGAGCTTGATTGGCTCGCCAGGCTCTATGCGCCCACTAACTTAACGCTGACATATCTTTGGGATACAACTGGTCTTGAGCCACTTTCGGAACATACGATAGAAGTTAGAGCATGGGATTATTCTGACAACTTGGGTGAAAATAGCAAGAGGGTTCACATCGGGCTTCGAGATGCTAAAATTGGTCAACTTGGCCCTCTTACACCTATTATCGTTGGTGTTAATGTCGCAAGAAACGTTGTACGTGAAAGCAGTAAACCGACGACGTATCTTGTGACTCTAACACTAAAAAATGCGGGGACAGTAACTTTAAGCAATATCAATTTGTTTGACTATGCCATGGGATTTCAAGCGATTCACCCGTACGCAACTGTAGAGTTTGCACCAGAAGAAAAATGTAGTACCATTTATTTTCCATTAGTGGAAACACTTTCGCCTGGCCAATCTATAACGTTCGAGTATGAAGCAGTGCCCATATTATTTGAAGACTGCATGCGCTTCCCAGATACTAGATATGTTTTTGGTGCGAAGTATGTTATCCATTACATGGGTGACGAGGCGGCCGTGGAATACTTTTGTCCTTTCGTGACCTTCTTCTATAATGGCACGTATTATCGTCAAGGGTTTGAGCTGGAGTATCGTCCTCGAGACCTATCGTCAGCCTTTGGAAGCGCAGATTACATAATTATCACTAATCCTTCAGCATTGTTTAACAACAATCCAAACGATAGAAATGGTGTACAGTCACTTCTCGTTAAAATAGCTGAATTGGCTAGTATTAAAAAAGGAGTTTTAGGATATTTGGAAGTAGTAACATTGGCCGAGAGAATTAAAGGACTCATCTCGCCCTCTGGGGATTGGGCTAGGAGGCTTTCTCCAGTTTTCAGGGACCCGAATCCGGAAAGGAATAGGGACGCTTATGTTCTCATAGTAGGAGAAACGGAGATAGTCCCTTCATATACTTATCAGTATATTAGATTAAGTGACCATTACTACGCTGATGTTGTTGAAGGAGATGATGAACGACCAGATCTTATTGTTGGTAGAATAATTGGTGATTCAGCAAGAGATTTAATGAAACCAATCGAATCAAGTATAAGAGTATCGCTTGGTGATGGTTTCGATAGAAGACTTGCAATCTCAGCAGTCGGCTATGAAGAGGGGTCTGGCGATACTTTCGAAAGTGGAGGCAAGAACATAGCTGAAGATCTTAGAGATCAAGGGATCCAAGTAGAGTATATCCTCTGGGGCGATTTTGTCCTAAATGCATGGCCGGTAAACTTTAATGAGTATGATGCCCTTGCGCTTGGTGATATAGATAGGGATGGAATCGATGAGATTATTATCGCCAAGGATGAGACAGGTAGGATTTACATATATGAGCCGGATGGGACCTCTGTTAGAGATTTCCCTTCCAGCTTCACTCGTTATGATGGTTTTGCTGCAGGAGATGTAGATGCTGATGGAGTGGATGAAATAGTAATTGCAGTAGATGAAGAAGATCGCCTATATATTTATGAACCTGATGGTACGCTTAAGGGTTCATGGCAAATAGATTTTGATGAGTGGAATCAAATTGCAATTGGTAACGTTATAGACGAACCATCAGGAATTGAAGAAATAGTCGTGGCAACAAGGAATCGTGCAAAGGTTTACTCGCTAACTGGAGAAAGGAATACTCTAGTAGAAGATGGTAATTTTCTGATTTATCCAGATTTTACCCCTTATGATGGCTTTGCTATAGGTAATGTTAAAGATGATTGGGAAGGAGATGAAATAGTGATAATAAGAGATGATGATGATAAGATTTACATTTACTCTGTAATATTAAGTTATAGAACCATTATTGGTGCAAATAAAGAAGTGATAGATACATTGAATCGTGACAAAAGGGACTCTGTCCGTTATACTCCTTGTGATGGCTTTGCTATAGGAGATGTTGATGGAAATGGGCTTAATGATATGATAGTCATTTGTGATGAGGATGAAAAAATTTATAGATATTACTGGAATGGTACGGATTGGTGTCGAAGTTCAATATACAGTAGACATCTTGGAGAATGGTTCTATGGGATTCGCTATACTGGGAGAGATACAAGGCACAATTGCTTTGCTATAGGAAGAGTAATTCCAAATAGTAATCCAAAGCTCGTAATATCAGACCCCGCTGGTCTCGTCAGAATTCTATTGGCAACATGGAAAGATGCGGACAAATTGGCCAATGAACGGCTTGGTTACATGGCAGGAAGAGTGAGTATCCTAACGACCAGGGGGCATGGAAACGAAGATAGTGATTCTCCAATATTGAAAAGTTATGAGGATAAATGGGGGGATTTCTCTAAGCATCCATTCATTATGTCTCTGGGATGCTTAGCTGGCTACTATGGTGGTGGTCGGCGATTTGGGGAGACATTATTTAAGAGAGGCGCAGGAGTTTTTATAGGTTCAACTGAGGTATCATATAGTGGTCCTAATGATCGTGCTAGCAGACGATTCTTTGAGATATATGATATCTGGAACATGTCGGTAGGTAAGGCTTTAACTCTATATGAGAGAGAAATCCATGATGATTGGTACTGGGTGAGAGAGTATAACCTCTATGGTGATCCCAAATTCCCCGGGAGGTAA
- a CDS encoding PKD domain-containing protein has translation MNTKIFIGFIFLSMILSLNSMVLSKASSSNVKIEVITIEVPEYEIMKINGFDFVDIPKGHVLLVEGKPRVPYYIALIEYPKGYRVQNVFMKERSGLMTVAGLNLTIVSLIPESSSTQGSEESLDWYPTLDYRWRTWVNLDGSSTLEIEVFPFYYNPETKEAKFYKHYEFEVVSIFSTVSILNIVAEKSVYDPGEKVNINILLNNTDEAKNIIVNSLIKRGKEIIDSLPLTMLHNVIGEASFSIDWDSTGFPVGDYCIEIMLNDTSGNWLDKKIFEFKLGRPMINITKFNVEPQHFKIGDQVEISLEALNTGSTTLDGKCIFMIQNGNGTIWYSYQNFSSLSPKSSLKFTSVWDTSSAKKGALYYVIGYVSYESQTTPPMTIMISTNYLPIAKFSYTPIKVGLGEEVIFDASASSDPDGSISSYKWEFGDGGKGSGVKVKHSYHGLGDYLVKLTVTDNEGASNSTIKLIKVVMAYNLNVSSNVAIEIPGSGKYKEGDEVTLSAPSSASIPGLLGLLGAKYVFKQWTGFLNSTDSSVKLVLTGYEPWLEMQAIYSEDYTTTIIIVAIVSVAIILTIVLSLYIRRSKKRSPAPS, from the coding sequence ATGAATACAAAAATATTTATTGGATTCATTTTTCTTAGCATGATTCTTAGTCTCAATAGCATGGTCCTAAGCAAAGCTTCTTCTTCAAATGTAAAGATTGAAGTTATAACTATTGAAGTGCCAGAGTATGAAATAATGAAAATAAATGGTTTTGATTTTGTAGATATTCCTAAAGGCCATGTCCTATTAGTAGAAGGTAAACCTAGAGTTCCATATTATATAGCGCTTATTGAATATCCTAAAGGGTACAGAGTTCAAAATGTGTTCATGAAAGAAAGGTCTGGTTTGATGACAGTAGCTGGTTTGAATTTAACAATCGTATCTCTTATACCAGAATCTTCGTCAACACAAGGTTCAGAAGAATCATTAGATTGGTATCCAACTTTGGATTATAGATGGAGAACATGGGTAAATCTTGATGGTAGCAGTACTCTTGAGATAGAAGTATTTCCATTCTATTATAATCCTGAAACAAAAGAAGCGAAATTTTATAAGCATTATGAATTTGAAGTTGTTTCCATCTTTTCAACTGTCTCAATACTTAATATAGTTGCTGAAAAATCAGTTTACGACCCTGGAGAGAAAGTCAATATTAATATCTTATTAAATAATACGGATGAAGCTAAAAACATTATAGTAAACTCTTTGATAAAAAGAGGAAAAGAAATTATTGATAGTTTACCACTAACCATGTTACATAATGTTATAGGAGAAGCATCATTCTCAATAGATTGGGACAGTACTGGTTTTCCAGTTGGCGACTATTGTATAGAAATTATGTTAAATGATACTTCTGGAAACTGGTTGGATAAAAAAATATTTGAGTTTAAACTTGGTAGACCAATGATAAACATTACTAAGTTTAACGTTGAACCTCAACACTTTAAAATAGGTGATCAAGTGGAGATTTCATTAGAAGCCCTTAATACTGGTTCAACAACTCTTGATGGAAAATGCATCTTTATGATACAAAATGGAAACGGTACGATTTGGTATTCTTATCAAAACTTTTCATCCCTCTCTCCAAAAAGCTCACTAAAGTTTACCTCTGTTTGGGATACTTCTTCCGCTAAGAAGGGCGCTTTATACTACGTTATTGGCTATGTTTCATACGAAAGCCAAACAACTCCACCCATGACGATTATGATAAGCACCAACTATTTGCCAATAGCAAAATTTAGCTATACACCTATTAAAGTAGGATTGGGAGAAGAAGTAATATTCGATGCTTCAGCTTCTAGTGACCCTGATGGAAGCATATCTTCATACAAATGGGAATTTGGAGATGGTGGAAAGGGCTCTGGTGTTAAAGTAAAACATTCTTATCATGGGCTGGGAGATTACTTGGTCAAATTAACAGTTACCGACAATGAAGGAGCAAGCAATTCCACCATAAAGCTTATCAAAGTTGTGATGGCATATAATTTGAACGTTTCTTCAAACGTTGCTATTGAGATACCAGGCTCAGGTAAGTATAAGGAGGGGGATGAAGTGACTCTATCTGCACCATCCTCAGCAAGCATTCCTGGGCTACTTGGCCTACTAGGTGCCAAGTATGTGTTTAAACAGTGGACTGGCTTTCTGAACTCTACAGACAGTTCTGTTAAACTTGTCTTAACCGGATATGAACCATGGCTGGAGATGCAGGCCATTTATTCTGAAGACTATACCACAACGATAATAATAGTGGCAATTGTGTCTGTAGCAATTATCTTGACTATCGTACTCTCCTTATACATAAGGAGGAGCAAGAAGCGTTCTCCTGCACCTTCATAA
- a CDS encoding type II toxin-antitoxin system VapC family toxin encodes MSTELLLDSNIFLEIELAEQHAEACKLFLSKVRDGFIKSVITDFHVDSIITVMENYGKGWKELAIFLASLLRYKGLRIHPMGLSGRIKATYFMRDYGLDFDDALAIQALKELSIDTIVSYDDDFDSVQWVKRRTPEELL; translated from the coding sequence TTGAGTACAGAACTACTACTTGACTCTAATATTTTCTTAGAAATTGAATTGGCAGAGCAGCATGCAGAAGCATGTAAGCTTTTCTTAAGCAAAGTAAGAGATGGCTTTATTAAGTCAGTAATAACAGATTTTCATGTGGATTCTATTATTACAGTTATGGAGAATTATGGTAAAGGTTGGAAGGAATTAGCTATATTTTTGGCATCGCTTCTTCGTTACAAAGGGTTAAGAATTCATCCCATGGGTTTAAGTGGACGGATTAAGGCTACTTATTTCATGAGAGATTATGGTTTAGATTTTGATGATGCTCTTGCAATTCAAGCTCTTAAAGAGCTATCAATAGATACAATTGTCTCCTATGATGATGATTTTGACTCAGTACAATGGGTTAAAAGACGTACCCCTGAAGAATTGCTTTAA
- a CDS encoding type II toxin-antitoxin system VapC family toxin yields MLKVVIDASIVVKWFVEEENYENALKIRDKYVEGEIDIIAPEIIIFEVLNALYYKKLFTLLELKEIANALDAFSFKLFSLKGKYAEKAIEIAIENNITIYDSSYISLALMEKCKMYTADEQLIKKLDEKYLNIVKNIKGIDL; encoded by the coding sequence ATGTTGAAAGTAGTGATTGATGCAAGTATAGTAGTAAAATGGTTTGTAGAAGAAGAAAATTATGAAAATGCTTTAAAAATTAGAGATAAATATGTTGAAGGAGAAATCGATATTATAGCGCCTGAAATTATTATTTTTGAAGTATTAAATGCATTATATTATAAAAAACTTTTTACATTATTAGAATTAAAGGAAATAGCAAATGCTTTAGATGCTTTTTCTTTTAAACTTTTCTCTCTTAAAGGTAAGTATGCTGAAAAAGCTATTGAAATTGCTATTGAAAATAATATAACAATTTATGATTCTTCTTACATTTCTTTAGCATTAATGGAAAAATGCAAAATGTATACAGCTGATGAACAATTAATTAAGAAGCTTGATGAAAAATATTTAAATATTGTTAAAAATATTAAAGGAATAGATTTATGA